The DNA segment GGCGGCCAGTTCGGTGGCGGGTAGCGGTCCTTGGCGCAGTCGGGCGAGGATCAGCAGCCGGGACGGGGTGGCCAGGGCCTGCAGGGTGGTGGCGATCTTGCCGGCGGTGGCCGCGTCCAGTGGGGCGCGCGGGATGGAACTGGCGGCGTTGCTGACTCCGTGACCCATGCCCTCTATGGTATCGACCCGATGCAATGCATGAATTCATCTTCATGTGTTCCTGTATGGTGGGAGCGATCGGAGCGGCTCCCGCAGAGAAGGGCATCGTGTCGATGTCGTCCACCATCACCGGCCCGGCACCTGATGCGGACGCGGTCCGTGACGCGCTGCCCCGGCGTCGTCGTACACGGATCTTCGCGCTGCCCGAGTCGCGCTGGGCGGCAGCCGCGTTGCTGCTGTTCCTCCTCGCGCTGCCCCTGTACCTGCTCGGCGCGCCTGCCTGGGCGTGGGGCCCGTTGTTCGCCCTCACCTACGTGACCGGTGGGTGGGAGCCCGGCTGGGCCGGGTTGCGGGCACTGGGGGAGCGGACTCTCGACGTGGATCTGCTGATGGTGGTCGCAGCCCTGGGGGCCGCCGCGATCGGTCAGGTTTTTGACGGCGCGTTGCTGATCGTCATCTTCGCCACCTCGGGCGCGCTGGAGGCCATCGCCACCGCGCGGACGGCCGATTCGGTGCGAGGGCTGCTGGATCTGGCCCCCGGGACAGCGAACAGGGTCACGGACGACGGTGCGGAGGAGGCCGTGCCCGGCGCCGACCTGGCGGTGGGCGACACGATCCTGGTACGCCCCGGTGAGCGCGTCGGGGCCGACGGGCGGGTGTTGGACGGGGCCAGCGAGGTGGACCAGGCCACCATCACCGGGGAGCCCTTGCCGGTGGTCAAGGAGCCTGGAGACGAGGTGTTCGCCGGTACGTTGAACGGCACCGGTGTCCTGCGGGTGAAGGTCGAGCGGGATCCGTCGGACTCGGTCGTCGCGAGGATCGTGGCCATGGTCGAGGAGGCGTCCGGGACGAAGGCGCCGACGCAGTTGTTCATCGAGAAGGTGGAGCAGCGTTACAGCCTGGGCATGGTGGCCGCCACCGTGGCGCTGTTCGCGGTGCCGCTGCTGTTCGGCGCGGCGTTGCAGCCCACGTTGCTGCGGGCGATGACCTTCATGATCGTGGCGTCTCCCTGTGCCGTGGTGCTGGCGACCATGCCGCCGCTGCTGTCGGCGATCGCCAATGCCGGCCGGCACGGGGTGCTGGTGAAGTCCGCCGTTGTCATGGAACGGCTGAGCCAGGTCGACCAGGTGGCCCTCGACAAGACCGGCACGCTGACCGAGGGCACGCCAGAGGTGACCGGCATCCGGCCGCTGGCGGGCTCCGGCCTCTCCGAGGACGGACTACTGCGCCTCGCTGCGGCTGCCGAGCACCCCAGCGAGCACCCGTTGGCCCGCGCGGTCGTCGCTGCGGCCCGGGCCCGCGGTCTCGACCTCCCCGCGGCGGTGGATTTCTCGTCCGCTCCCGGCGCCGGCGTGTGTGCGACCGTCGACCATCACCCCGTCGCGGTGGGCAGCCCGGAGCGGCTGCTCGCGAGCCTGGGTGAGCAGAGGTGCGCCGCGGAGGCCACAAGCCTGGCCGCTGCGTTGGCGGCGGACGGACTCACTGCCGTCGTGGTGATGGTGGACGGTGCCCCGGGCGGAGTTCTCGTCATCTCCGACCGGCTCCGGCCGGAGGCCAAGGCGGCAGTCACCGCACTGGGCGTGCTCACGGGCGCGGCCCCGGTGCTCGTCACCGGTGACAACCCGGGTGCCGCGGCGCGGCTGGCCGGTGACGTCTGCATC comes from the Streptomyces sp. TS71-3 genome and includes:
- a CDS encoding heavy metal translocating P-type ATPase, producing the protein MSSTITGPAPDADAVRDALPRRRRTRIFALPESRWAAAALLLFLLALPLYLLGAPAWAWGPLFALTYVTGGWEPGWAGLRALGERTLDVDLLMVVAALGAAAIGQVFDGALLIVIFATSGALEAIATARTADSVRGLLDLAPGTANRVTDDGAEEAVPGADLAVGDTILVRPGERVGADGRVLDGASEVDQATITGEPLPVVKEPGDEVFAGTLNGTGVLRVKVERDPSDSVVARIVAMVEEASGTKAPTQLFIEKVEQRYSLGMVAATVALFAVPLLFGAALQPTLLRAMTFMIVASPCAVVLATMPPLLSAIANAGRHGVLVKSAVVMERLSQVDQVALDKTGTLTEGTPEVTGIRPLAGSGLSEDGLLRLAAAAEHPSEHPLARAVVAAARARGLDLPAAVDFSSAPGAGVCATVDHHPVAVGSPERLLASLGEQRCAAEATSLAAALAADGLTAVVVMVDGAPGGVLVISDRLRPEAKAAVTALGVLTGAAPVLVTGDNPGAAARLAGDVCITDVRAGLLPQDKAATVRQMQETGRKVLVVGDGVNDAPALAAAHIGIAMGRAGSDLALETADAVVVRDELAAIPAVVGLSRRTRRLVVQNLAIAAVFIAGLVIWDLAGILPLPLGVAGHEGSTVIVGLNGLRLLADGAWRRALQGR